The Clostridium sporogenes genome contains a region encoding:
- the saoX gene encoding ABC transporter substrate-binding subunit SaoX, which yields MKKRKIISLLCTLVLGTTLIATGCSKGSKETSTEKDKDYTVNLGYYNCDHMTSACVAKDAGIFDKMGLKVNVSGNGKVPQAMAAGKMDVGYIGYAGLIRGLAKGSPITVAANNHLGGSMYLVVSNKIKDPKDLKGKKLGIGTKPEESETWLMCAKKLGIPTEGKNYDCVEFGSDKDAYLALKAGKIDGFTCCDPWGSMAEYEKTGHIIATADKIVGEDKWGECCVYSMNTKFEKEHPELAKKMIQAHVEAMKYCYEHPIKAAKIFAKNYQVPEEVAIMTIYKKTVGEGRTITWKMNDDYFKTEIDTLMKYKLIEEEPDYDKLISKKVYEEAKVDDFDKFIKENVDSVFPVGMKYEEWKVKAMEIDK from the coding sequence ATGAAGAAAAGAAAAATAATAAGTTTATTATGTACATTAGTTCTAGGAACAACATTAATTGCTACAGGTTGTTCTAAAGGAAGTAAAGAAACTTCAACTGAAAAGGATAAGGATTATACAGTAAACCTAGGCTATTATAATTGTGATCATATGACCTCTGCTTGTGTTGCTAAAGATGCGGGTATATTTGATAAAATGGGACTAAAGGTTAATGTATCAGGAAATGGAAAGGTTCCTCAGGCCATGGCAGCAGGAAAAATGGATGTAGGATATATAGGATATGCAGGATTAATAAGAGGATTAGCAAAGGGATCACCTATAACTGTTGCAGCTAATAATCATTTAGGTGGATCAATGTATCTAGTTGTTTCTAATAAAATAAAAGATCCTAAAGATTTAAAAGGTAAAAAATTAGGAATAGGAACAAAGCCTGAAGAAAGTGAAACCTGGTTAATGTGTGCTAAGAAGTTAGGAATTCCTACGGAAGGTAAAAATTATGATTGTGTTGAATTTGGATCAGACAAAGATGCATATTTAGCATTAAAAGCAGGTAAAATAGATGGATTTACTTGTTGCGATCCATGGGGATCAATGGCGGAATATGAAAAGACAGGTCATATTATTGCAACAGCAGATAAAATTGTTGGAGAAGATAAATGGGGTGAATGTTGTGTTTACTCTATGAATACAAAATTTGAAAAAGAACATCCAGAGCTAGCTAAAAAAATGATACAAGCTCATGTAGAAGCTATGAAATATTGTTATGAACATCCAATAAAAGCAGCAAAAATATTTGCTAAAAATTATCAAGTCCCAGAAGAAGTAGCTATTATGACAATTTATAAAAAAACTGTGGGTGAGGGAAGAACTATAACTTGGAAAATGAATGATGATTATTTTAAAACAGAAATAGATACTTTAATGAAATATAAATTAATAGAAGAAGAACCTGATTATGATAAATTAATATCTAAAAAAGTATATGAAGAAGCTAAAGTAGATGATTTTGATAAATTTATAAAAGAAAATGTAGATTCAGTTTTCCCAGTAGGAATGAAATATGAAGAGTGGAAAGTTAAAGCTATGGAAATAGATAAATAG
- the saoC gene encoding Cys-Cys-COOH (seleno)protein SaoC, which produces MKNIKIFFVFAIVFLLFGCSRNVNEPKQSKNIGVKSDNERLLYFQHKYKDKEVLKCGEKDLNNDNKLDLIVIYKEDNDKNSMVVVLSDKEKYKITNEVSAPIENQKIEFKDIDKKPPIEFVVSGSKNGSFGYAIYRIEKGKIINLFGEDMKDCC; this is translated from the coding sequence ATGAAAAATATTAAAATATTTTTTGTGTTTGCAATAGTATTTTTGTTATTTGGTTGTTCTAGGAATGTTAATGAACCTAAACAAAGCAAAAATATAGGAGTGAAAAGTGATAATGAAAGATTACTTTATTTTCAACACAAATACAAAGATAAAGAAGTTTTAAAATGTGGAGAGAAAGATTTAAATAATGATAATAAATTAGATTTAATTGTTATTTATAAAGAAGATAATGATAAAAACTCTATGGTAGTTGTATTAAGTGATAAAGAAAAATATAAGATCACAAATGAAGTTTCAGCACCTATAGAAAATCAAAAAATAGAGTTTAAGGATATAGATAAAAAACCACCAATAGAGTTTGTAGTATCAGGATCTAAAAATGGAAGTTTTGGATATGCAATTTATAGAATAGAAAAAGGTAAAATAATAAATCTATTTGGAGAAGACATGAAAGATTGTTGCTAA